From Apis mellifera strain DH4 linkage group LG5, Amel_HAv3.1, whole genome shotgun sequence, the proteins below share one genomic window:
- the LOC409359 gene encoding protein mini spindles isoform X1, producing MEQDTEYIKLPLEERCVHKLWRARLHGYKECVNTFQCIDDEKSPEWNKFLGYIKKFVIDSNAAAQEKGLEAALAFIENAAVAGKTVGEVMNGIVTKCIAAPKVKTKELAVQITLMYIEIEKHEAVQEELLKGTEAKNPKIVAACISTLTLALRQFGPKVINIKPLIKKIPGFLEDRDKMVREEGKFMVVEIYRWIGAPLKQQLNTLKPVQITELEAEFNNLKEEKVVPIRFLKSQKPKAICITDSTSDIGEEGKDDGDGVCVPEIDPYELLEPIDILSKLPKDFYEKLEAKKWQERKEALEVLDALVKHPKLENGDYGDLVRALKKIISKDTNVLVVALAGKCLAGLAAGLKKRFQPYAIACLSSILEKFREKKQNVVQALREAADAIFLSVSIDVILEDTLAALENKNPAVKAETAIYLARCFSRTPPPTLNKKLLKAYTAVLLKTLNEPDPTVRDSSAEALGTAMKLIGEKSMMPFLTDIDNLKMTKIKECAEKAVIHVKIPNTSKVITERPNTAPNKIESIEKIKESESKTTKKPNNNTIKKLPSKKPSTSSLTNLAISKKSSATKIQTEKNYSVEEIEELALQLLPGDILTGLIDSNWKARLAAVEQLLEFVKQIDPTEIPIQVIVRTLAKKPGFKDTNFQVLKLRLEIVKFLAENFPFSTTICEYCITDITEKLGDAKNSAVAGETLLTIAEATSLEYVAHEVITFAFNQKNPKVQQETLALLCRGLIEFGCVINVKSLMENIKKAVAATNPGVRTAAITLLGILYLFMGKPLLIFFENEKPVLRQQIEQECEKHNGETPPIPIRGIKNKRDKISDDDDDIEIDKKSSSNSEIDINNLIPRVDISNQITEGLLNELSDKNWKIRNEGLQKINTIISEAKFIKSSIGDLPQGLALRLVDSNSKIAQSTLGICQALAIAMGSSAKQHIRVLFPGFVQCLGDNKNWIRTAAISCINTWGDQCGYKEFFDGEMIGDALKSGSPILRAEVWNWLAQKLPLIPVKQIAKEELLVCLPYLYNNLEDRNSDVRKNAQEAVLGFMIHLSYEVMARNTEKLKPGSRTVVLAALDKCRPNLPIKPLPKKQTPKENNQKIVKSAGALKAAKAVVKPKQNQSRSKPSSARKKDDDIDTSPLLAINNLKHQRLIDEQKLKVLKWNFTTPREEFVELLKELMTAANVNKTLLANMFHSDFRYHLKAIEALTEDLPDNSKALVSNLDLILKWLTLRFFDTNPSVLLKGLEYLRMVFNLLIENQYHMFENEAASFIPYLIIKIGDPKDAVRNGVRALFKQIALVYPVSKLFSYVMEGLKSKNARQRTECLDQLGSLIENYGLSVCQPSTSVALKEIAKQIADRDNSVRNAALNCIVQAYFLQGERIYKLIGQISEKDQSLLDERIKRAAKNYPAPHKSASTNRLSAPSNATPIPSNEDIKVEFEEENEEEILEPQPSEPSQSNELPTEIVTTEHITTESYDTNEPLSNISSEINISSPNHHEDDSKTNSPTSTQPKVSGPFGLDMDFLRKIELNAPVKYCNPVLQEINLTDLDENPNTINLHKVPVIPLSPPKLLVSKSASMAQQQLNTTNISKEDSLERKILAMASLDLAVAIQSMNSIDNLIKSHQILSLQSKEDKFIGSINMQLKLLQTYPLQQGGTDIPKGFRNTFMVLLAFYDTGILGKNVPLIHLKELVDQMISFLAENKLNHLHQADSYLRIVNIIICKIIDNSNHTTIICVLIKLLHGCAESVAPSKYEELVMKCLWKIVKTIPNWAADLDYDSILLEVHRFLKDYPSIWWKKRKSDTPLRTIKTILHSMTRVKGSTILSHLTRINNTNESELHSYLIRLITTFKPDEINSNPKSIVKSSSTGKTQEHLSKFTHQQLSEIFKKIGSKEHTQEGLMQLYDFKLQYPEADVQPFLVKSHQFFQDFIEQGLRDIDQARKNQNLITQTNNQYSTEIAESTGSEEKSLMDPLHRLEKFRASEAQCRTTGQPNPT from the exons ATGGAACAAGatacagaatatattaaactacCATTAGAGGAAAGATGCGTGCATAAG ttatggCGGGCACGTTTGCATGGATATAAAGAATGTGTAAATACATTCCAATGTATTGATGATGAAAAGTCTCCAGagtggaataaatttttaggatatatcaaaaaatttgtgaTAGATAGTAATGCAGCTGCTCAAGAAAAAGGATTAGAAGCAGCATTAGCTTTCATTGAAAATGCTGCAGTAGCAGGAAA aacTGTTGGGGAAGTTATGAATGGAATAGTTACTAAATGTATTGCTGCTCCTAAAGTCAAAACAAAAGAATTGGCAGTACAAATAACACTAATGtatatagaaattgaaaaacatgAAGCTGtacaagaagaattattaaaaggaACAGAAGCAAAGAATCCAAAAATTGTAGCTGCATGTATTTCAACTTTAACATTGGCTTTaag gcaATTTGGACCAAAAGTGATTAATATAAAgcctttaataaaaaaaatacctggTTTTCTTGAAGATAGAGATAAAATGGTtagggaagaaggaaaattcatggttgttgaaatttatag atgGATAGGTGCTCCTTTAAAACAACAATTGAATACACTAAAACCCGTGCAAATTACAGAATTGGAagcagaatttaataatttaaaagaagaaaaagttgtacctattcgatttttaaaatcacaaaaaCCAAAAGCAATATGTATTACAGATTCAACAAGTGATATTGGTGaag aGGGCAAAGATGATGGTGATGGTGTTTGTGTTCCGGAAATTGATCCTTATGAATTGTTAGAACCTATTGATATACTTTCTAAACTtccaaaagatttttatgaaaaacttGAAGCTAAAAAATGGCAAGAACGAAAAGAAGCTTTAGAAGTTTTAGATGCTTTGGTAAAACATCCTAAATTGGAAAATGGTGATTATGGAGATTTAGTAAGAGCTTTGAAAAAA attatatccAAAGATACTAATGTATTAGTAGTTGCATTGGCTGGAAAATGTTTGGCAGGATTAGCAGCTGGTCTTAAGAAACGATTTCAACCTTATGCAATAGCTTGTCTTTCatcaattttggaaaaatttcgtgaaaaGAAGCAAAATGTTGTACAAGCACTTAGAGAAGCTGCTGATGCTATTTTTCTTAgt GTTTCTATTGATGTTATATTAGAAGACACACTTGCAGCATTGGAAAACAAAAATCCTGCAGTAAAAGCTGAAACAGCTATTTATTTAGCAAGATGTTTCTCTCGCACACCACCAccaactttaaataaaaaattattaaaagcttATACTGCTGTACtcttaaaaactttaaatgaaCCAg atccaACTGTACGAGATAGTTCTGCAGAGGCCCTTGGTACAGCCATGAAATTAATTGGTGAAAAATCTATGATGCCATTTCTTACagatatagataatttaaaaatgactaag ataaaagaaTGTGCAGAAAAAGCTGTAATACATGTTAAAATTCCTAATACATCAAAAGTAATTACAGAAAGACCAAATACCGCaccaaataaaattgaatcaatagaaaaaattaaagaatcagAGTCAAAAACTACAAAAAaacctaataataatacaattaaaaaacttcCTTCTAAAAAACCATCTACTTCGTCTTTAACTAATTTag ctatttctaaaaaatcatCTGCTACTAAAAttcaaacagaaaaaaattatagtgtTGAAGAGATAGAAGAACTAGCTCTTCAATTATTACCAGGTGATATTCTTACTGGACTTATTGATAGTAATTGGAAAGCTCGATTAGCTGCAGTTGAACAACTATTAGAG TTTGTAAAACAAATAGATCCAACGGAAATACCTATACAAGTTATTGTACGAACTTTAGCAAAAAAACCAGGTTTTaaagatacaaattttcaagttttaaaattacgaCTAGAAATAGTAAAGTTTTTGgcagaaaattttccattttcaac taCTATTTGTGAATATTGTATTACGGATATAACTGAAAAATTAGGAGATGCAAAAAACAGTGCAGTTGCTGGTGAAACTCTTTTAACTATAGCAGAAGCAACAAGTTTAGAATATGTAGCACATGAAGTAATAACATTTGCTTTTAATCAAAAGAATCCTAAAGTTCAACAAGAAACATTGGCATTATTATGTCGAGGTCTCATAGAATTTGGTTGTGT TATCAATGTTAAAtctttaatggaaaatataaaaaaagcagTTGCAGCAACAAATCCTGGTGTTCGAACTGCAGCAATTACATTATtaggtatattatatttatttatgggcAAACCATTActcatattttttgaaaatgaaaaaccaGTTTTACGTCAACAAATTGAACAAGAATGTGAAAAG catAATGGTGAGACACCACCTATACCAATTCGTGGAATAAAGAACAAAAGGGATAAAATaagtgatgatgatgatgatatagaaattgataaaaaatctaGTAGTAACagtgaaattgatattaataatcttattccACGTGTTGATATTAGTAATCAAATTACAGAAGGACTTCTTAATGAATTATCTGATAAAAATTGGAAG atacgAAATGAAggtttacaaaaaataaatactattatatctgaggcaaaatttataaaaagttctATTGGTGATTTACCTCAAGGTTTGGCACTACGTTTAGTTGATAGCAATAGTAAAATAGCTCAATCAACTTTAGGCATATGTCAAGCTTTAGCTATTGCAATGGGTTCTTCAGCAAAACAACATATTCGAGTTCTTTTCCCTGGCTTTGTACAATGTTTAggggataataaaaattggattagAACTGCAGCTATTTCTTGCATAAATACATGGGGAGATCAATGTggttataaagaattttttgatgGTGAAATGATTGGAGATGCTTTAAAATCTGGATCTCCAATACTTAGAGCTGAAGTTTGGAATTGGTTAGCACAAAAATTACCATTGATTCCTGTAAAACAAATAGCAAAAGAAGAACTTCTTGTATGTCTTCCatatttgtacaataatttaGAGGATCGTAATTCTGATGTGCGGAAAAATGCTCAAGAAGCAGTTTTAGGATTTATGATTCATCTATCTTATGAAGTAATGGCTAGAAATACAGAAAAGCTAAAACCAGGATCACGAACTGTAGTACTTGCCGCATTAGATAAATGTCGACCAAATTTGCCTATCAAACCTTTACCGAAAAAACAAACACCAAaggaaaataatcaaaaaattgttaaaagtgCTGGAGCTTTGAAAGCTGCAAAAGCAGTAGTAAAACCTAAACAAAATCAATCAAGATCAAAACCTAGTAGTGCTCGTAAAAAAGATGATGATATAGATACTAGTCCTTTATTggctattaataatttaaaacatcaaagattaattgatgaacaaaaattaaaagttttgaaatgGAACTTTACAACACCAAGGGAAGAATTTGTTGAACTTTTAAAAGAACTTATGACTGCTGCAAATgtgaataaaactttattagcAAATATGTTTCATTCAGATTTTCGATATCATCTTAAGGCAATTGAGGCATTGACTgag gatTTGCCTGATAATAGCAAAGCATTGGTTTCGAATTTAGATCTTATACTTAAATGGTTGACATTGAGATTCTTTGACACTAATCCTTCAGTATTATTAAAAGGTTTAGAATATTTGCGAatggtatttaatttattaatagaaaaccaATATCATATGTTTGAAAATGAAGCTGCATCATTTATTCCATATCTTATTatcaaa atTGGTGATCCAAAAGATGCAGTACGTAATGGAGTACGtgcattatttaaacaaatagcATTAGTATATCCAGTaagcaaattattttcttatgtaaTGGAAGgcttaaaatctaaaaatgctCGACAAAGAAcag aatGTTTAGATCAACTTGGTTctcttattgaaaattatggatTATCTGTTTGTCAACCATCTACATCTGTGgcattaaaagaaattgcaaaACAAATAGCAGATCGTGATAATTCTGTTAGAAATGCTGCTTTAAATTGTATTGTTCAAGCATACTTTCTCCAAGGAGAACGAATATATAAGCTCATTGGTCag ataTCCGAAAAAGATCAATCTTTACTAGATGAACGTATTAAAAGAGCTGCTAAAAATTATCCAGCACCTCATAAATCGGCTTCTACCAATAGACTTTCTGCACCTTCAAATGCAACACCTATTCCTTCTAATGAAGATATTAAAGTagaatttgaagaagaaaatgaagaagaaatactTGAACCTCAGCCTTCTGAACCATCTCAATCAAATGAATT GCCAACAGAGATTGTAACAACAGAACATATAACAACAGAATCTTATGATACTAATGAACCTCTTTCAAACATATcatcagaaataaatatttcatctccAAATCATCATGAAGATGATTCTAAAAC aaattctccAACATCAACACAACCAAAAGTTTCAGGTCCATTTGGACTTGATATggattttttacgaaaaattgaGTTAAATGCACCAGTAAAGTATTGTAATCCTGTTcttcaagaaattaatttaacagatTTAGATGAAAATCCCAAcacaataaatttacataaagtaCC agTAATTCCTCTATCTCCTCCAAAATTGTTAGTATCAAAATCTGCATCAATGGCACAACAGCAATTGAATACTACTAATATAAGTAAAGAAGACAGTCTTGAACGTAAAATTCTTGCAATGGCTAGTTTAGATTTAGCTGTTGCAATACAATCAATGAATAGCATAGATAAT ttgaTAAAATCTCACCAAATTTTGAGTTTGCAatcaaaagaagataaatttattggctcaataaatatgcaattaaaacttttacaaaCTTATCCTTTACAACAAGGAGGCACAGATATACCTAAAGGTTTTAGAAATACATTTATGGTTTTACTAGcg TTTTATGACACTGGAATTCTGGGAAAGAATGTTccattaatacatttaaaagaaCTTGTAGATCAAATGATCAGTTTTTTAGCAGAgaacaaattaaatcatttacatCAAGCAGACTCATATCTTCGcatagttaatattattatttgtaaaataatagataactCAAATCATACCACTATTATatg cgtattaataaaattacttcatGGATGTGCTGAATCAGTTGCTCCATCCAAGTATGAAGAATTAGTAATGAAGTGTTTATGGAAAATAGTAAAAACAATTCCTAATTGGGCTGCAGATTTAGATTATGACAGTATTCTTTTAGAAGTACATCGATTCCTTaag gatTACCCAAGTATATGGtggaaaaaacgaaaatctGATACTCCATTACGtacaattaaaacaattcttcATAGTATGACTCGTGTAAAAGGCAGTACAATACTTAGTCACTTaacacgaataaataatacaaatgaatCAGAATTGCATTCCTATCTTATCAGACTAATTACG aCATTTAAACCAGatgaaattaatagtaatCCCAAATCGATTGTAAAATCCAGTAGCACTGGAAAAACTCAAgaacatttatcaaaattcacACATCAACAgttatctgaaatatttaaaaagattggaTCTAAAGAACATACACAAGAA ggTTTAATGCaactttatgattttaaacttCAATATCCTGAGGCGGATGTACAACCTTTTTTGGTGAAGTCGcatcaatttttccaagattttatAGAACAAGGATTAAGAGACATTGATCAAGcacgaaaaaatcaaaatcttatAACACAAACTAATAACCAATACTCTACag AAATAGCCGAATCTACTGGTTCTGAAGAAAAAAGCTTAATGGATCCATTACATAGgctcgaaaaatttcgagcATCTGAAGCACAATGTAGAACTACCGGTCAGCCAAATCCAACATGA